A genomic window from Mycobacteriales bacterium includes:
- the trpS gene encoding tryptophan--tRNA ligase, with protein sequence MPADLPRVLSGIQPTADSFHLGNYLGAVRQWVDLQDTHDAFYCVVDLHAITMQPPDPAVLRHRTRIAAAQLLAAGLDPKRCALFVQSHVPAHTELTWVLCCLTGTGEASRMTQFKDKSAKQEWTSVGLFTYPVLMAADILLYQAAQVPVGEDQRQHLELTRDLAQRFNGRYGPTFVVPDAYIVKETAKILDLQDPTAKMSKSSESQAGVIDILDEPDAIARKVKRAVTDTGTEIRFDPSKPGISNLLTIASTLSGRSVSDLETDYAGKGYGVLKTDVADLIIDFTTPLRESATGWLADVDGLDAILAEGAEQARAVADETLASAYDAVGFLPARP encoded by the coding sequence ATGCCTGCCGACCTGCCGCGCGTGCTGTCCGGTATCCAACCGACGGCCGACTCGTTCCACTTGGGGAACTACCTCGGCGCGGTGCGGCAATGGGTCGACCTGCAGGACACGCACGACGCCTTCTACTGTGTCGTGGACCTGCACGCGATCACGATGCAGCCGCCGGATCCGGCGGTGCTCCGGCACCGAACCCGGATCGCTGCGGCGCAGCTGCTCGCCGCCGGGCTGGACCCGAAGCGGTGCGCGTTGTTCGTGCAGAGCCATGTGCCGGCGCACACGGAGCTGACCTGGGTGCTGTGCTGTCTCACGGGCACGGGTGAGGCCAGCCGGATGACCCAGTTCAAGGACAAGTCCGCCAAGCAGGAGTGGACCTCCGTCGGGTTGTTCACCTATCCCGTCCTGATGGCGGCGGACATCTTGCTGTACCAAGCGGCCCAGGTGCCGGTCGGTGAGGACCAGCGCCAGCATCTGGAGCTCACCCGCGACCTCGCGCAACGGTTCAACGGCAGGTACGGCCCGACCTTCGTCGTGCCGGATGCCTACATCGTCAAGGAGACGGCGAAGATCCTCGACCTTCAGGACCCGACCGCCAAGATGAGCAAGTCGAGTGAGTCCCAGGCGGGCGTCATCGACATCCTCGACGAACCCGATGCGATCGCCCGGAAGGTCAAGCGTGCGGTCACCGATACCGGCACGGAGATTCGTTTTGATCCGTCGAAGCCGGGCATCAGCAACCTGCTGACGATCGCCTCGACCCTCAGCGGGCGATCCGTCAGCGACCTCGAAACCGACTACGCGGGCAAGGGCTATGGCGTGCTGAAGACCGATGTCGCTGATCTCATTATCGACTTCACGACGCCGCTGCGGGAGAGCGCAACCGGCTGGCTGGCGGACGTCGACGGCCTCGACGCCATTCTGGCCGAGGGAGCGGAGCAAGCCAGAGCGGTGGCCGACGAGACGTTGGCATCGGCGTACGACGCGGTGGGATTCCTTCCGGCCCGGCCGTGA
- a CDS encoding 2'-5' RNA ligase family protein translates to MTTPTRDIGVAIGIPEPFGSELQGWRERLGDPNASRIVPHVTLLPPTPVEPDFLPTIEEHLRLVATLFGRFTIRLRGSATFLPVSSVVFVSLVQGIAECEQLEAKVRSGPLTREIPYSYHPHVTVAHDLPDDALYRAWTALSAYDATFEVFGFTLFEQGPDEVWRPQRDFTFGGGGLPGPATEPSGRRYEGW, encoded by the coding sequence GTGACGACCCCCACTCGCGACATCGGCGTCGCCATCGGGATTCCGGAGCCGTTCGGCAGCGAGCTGCAAGGGTGGCGGGAGCGGCTGGGCGATCCGAACGCGAGCCGGATCGTGCCGCACGTCACCCTGCTGCCGCCGACGCCGGTCGAACCCGACTTCCTGCCGACCATCGAGGAGCACTTGCGGCTGGTGGCGACGCTGTTCGGCCGGTTCACGATCCGCTTGCGCGGCTCGGCCACCTTCCTGCCGGTGTCGTCGGTGGTGTTCGTCTCTCTCGTGCAAGGCATTGCCGAGTGCGAGCAGCTCGAGGCGAAGGTTCGTTCCGGGCCGCTCACGCGAGAGATCCCGTACTCCTACCACCCGCACGTCACGGTCGCGCACGACCTTCCGGACGATGCCTTGTACCGCGCGTGGACCGCACTGTCGGCGTACGACGCGACCTTCGAGGTGTTCGGGTTCACGCTGTTCGAGCAGGGGCCGGACGAGGTATGGCGGCCGCAGCGTGACTTCACCTTCGGCGGCGGGGGGCTGCCCGGCCCGGCGACCGAGCCGTCGGGCAGACGCTACGAGGGCTGGTGA
- a CDS encoding YihY/virulence factor BrkB family protein: MKIDRLRARLDDIQQARPWLAFPYAVIKKFGADSSTNLAVLITYYTFFSVFPLLLAMFSILGFVLHGNPHLQHRIETSTLHELPLVSGPVPKHGSVAVVVVGVVLALYSGLGVAKAAQNAWDTVYCVPQTDRPNWLQKNVRSLRLVAVGGTGLVATAVVSTSVASGGAIGLHVGFALTILGIAVTLVLNTALLAIVFRWLTSREVSFREVIAGAAFAAVAFEVLQAIASAFIAHKLKGAKATYGAFGTVVVLLSWFYLQSVVLLLAAQVNVVKQDRLWPRSMRAGSTEPRRDGPEETGSSERSA; encoded by the coding sequence GTGAAGATCGACCGGCTGCGTGCCCGGCTGGACGACATCCAACAGGCGCGCCCATGGCTGGCGTTCCCGTACGCCGTCATCAAGAAGTTCGGTGCGGACTCCTCCACCAACTTGGCCGTCCTCATTACGTACTACACGTTCTTCTCGGTCTTCCCGCTGCTGCTCGCGATGTTCTCGATCCTCGGTTTCGTGCTTCACGGCAACCCGCACTTGCAGCACCGGATCGAAACCTCGACATTGCACGAGCTGCCGCTCGTGTCGGGACCGGTGCCCAAGCACGGCAGCGTCGCGGTGGTCGTCGTCGGCGTCGTTCTGGCGCTGTACAGCGGCCTCGGCGTGGCGAAGGCTGCACAGAACGCCTGGGACACCGTCTATTGCGTCCCGCAGACGGATCGTCCGAACTGGTTGCAGAAGAACGTCCGGTCACTCCGGCTGGTCGCCGTCGGCGGCACCGGCCTGGTGGCGACGGCGGTCGTGTCGACGTCCGTGGCCAGCGGCGGCGCGATCGGGTTGCACGTGGGCTTTGCGCTGACGATCCTCGGGATCGCGGTCACGCTGGTGCTCAACACCGCACTGCTCGCGATCGTGTTCCGCTGGCTGACCAGCCGCGAGGTGAGCTTCCGCGAAGTGATCGCCGGCGCGGCGTTCGCCGCGGTCGCCTTCGAGGTCCTTCAGGCGATCGCCTCCGCCTTCATCGCGCACAAGCTGAAGGGAGCGAAAGCGACCTACGGGGCGTTCGGCACGGTCGTCGTGCTGCTGTCGTGGTTCTACCTGCAGTCGGTGGTGCTGCTGCTCGCGGCCCAGGTCAACGTGGTCAAGCAGGACCGGCTGTGGCCACGGTCGATGCGCGCGGGCAGCACCGAACCGCGGCGCGATGGGCCGGAAGAGACGGGAAGCTCCGAGCGGAGCGCTTAG
- a CDS encoding cold-shock protein, translating into MAQGTVKWFNGEKGYGFIAVDGGSDVFVHYTAIEMDGYKTLEEGQRVEFEVTEGQKGPQADKVRSV; encoded by the coding sequence GTGGCACAAGGCACGGTCAAGTGGTTCAACGGCGAGAAGGGCTACGGGTTCATCGCCGTGGACGGCGGTAGCGATGTGTTCGTCCACTACACCGCTATCGAGATGGACGGCTACAAGACCCTCGAAGAAGGCCAGCGGGTCGAGTTCGAGGTCACCGAGGGCCAGAAGGGCCCGCAGGCGGACAAGGTTCGGTCCGTCTAA